The Methanofastidiosum sp. nucleotide sequence GGAGTATCTTTAGGTTGTAGAGGTCAACTCTAGTATCTGTGGTGTAAGGTGGAATCGCATCGACTTCATTGTTTTTGATAGCCTCATACATAAGCGTTGGAGACATTGGTCTTACTTCTTTGAACTGGATGCCATAAATCAATTTTAATCGTGGGAGGCCGTCTTCTCGCTCATGGAATACAAGGTCGCTTCCAAATCTCATATTTGTCGCATATGGCATTAGGTCTTCAATTGTTTCGATATTGTTTTTAATTGCAAAATCTTCCTTAATTGCTATAGCATAGTCATCTCTAAATCCTATCATGTTAAGAACAACTATTTTTTCTTTTTCTAATCCTTCTTTGACCTTATCATAAACAACTTCTGGATCCCAGACTTCTAAAGCCGGATATTTTAGAAGTTGTGCGTAAGCTGTGCCTGTATACTCAACGTATACGTCGATCTGTCCTTTCTTTATACCTTCAAAAAGAGTGGCATCATTCATCCCAGATCTAACTTCAGTTTTATATCCCTTATCCTGAAGTATCAAAGATACCATTTCAGCTAGAATATACTGCTCATTAAAGGTTTTTGCACCTACTACAATAGTTTTTTGTTCTGTACCTTGGCCTATACAGCCAGACATCGCAACGATAAGTGTCAAGATCACAAAAAAACTTATTAAATTCTTGCTCATCATATCCCTCCTATAAAAAATTATCTGAATTAATATTTAATTATTACCTTATATAAATATTATGTTTTTATAAATGAAAAAAATTGCAAATATGTTTTCTTTCTTAAATATAAGTTAAAAAAATTTTAGTTAGAACTAAAGTTTTGCTATTTTCTATATGATCCTAAAATCTTCATGTAGTTTGCCCTTTCATAAGCAGAAGGTTCCAATATATTTTTTTGTGACATTAACCCTTGTATCGATTTTATTGATTCGTATTCATGTTTAGAAAGCCAATCTGTTACTTCAGATAAGGTCTTTTCAATATGGTCGATACCATTTTTAATTAAAGCAGAAGTCATCATTGAGACTTTAGCCCCAGCCATAATTGATTTAACCACATCAGGACCGGTGTGCACCCCACCTGTAATTGCGATATCGGGCTTTATCTTTCCATACATAATTGCAGCCCATCTAAGTCTTAATCTTAATTCATCGCTACTGCTCAAAACAAGATTTTTTGTTATTTCAAGATTCTCTATATCAATATCTGGCTGATAGAATCTATTGAATATAACAAAAGCATCAGCACCCCCCTCTTCCAGCTTTTTTAATAAATTTGGAGTTGAAGTGAAATAAGGACTAAGTTTCACCGCTAAGGGGATTCTAATTTTTTGTTTTACACTTTTCACAAGATTAACGTAGTTTTCCTCAATCTTTTCAGATCTTATTGAAGGGTCAGTAGGAATATAGTAAATATTCAGTTCAAGCGCATCAGCACCGGCCTCTTCAAGTTTTTGTGAATATTTTATCCAGCCCCCATCTGAAACGCCATTTAAGCTTCCTATAATTGGGATTTCAGAATCTGACTTGACTTCCCTTAAAAGCTCTACATATTCATCAGGTGCAAACTTGAAATCCTTTATCTCTGGAAAATATGTTAGGGCCTCTGCATAGCTTTCTGTTCCTTGCAGTAAAAATTTATTCAATTCTTCTTGTTGAATTTCAAGTTGCTCTTCAAATAAAGAGTGCAAAACAACTGCAGCGACTCCCGATTTTTCAGCTTTTTTGATATTTTTTTGATCTTCCCATAAGTATGAAGATGAAGCTACTATGGGATTCTTTAGTTTCAATCCCATATAGTTCGTTGAAAGATCTATCATTTTTCCTCCTCTTTCGATATTGGCATTTCTGACCAATATTTATAGAAGTTCCATTTCTTAATGATTTCTTTCTGAGACTCTTCAAGAAGTTTCTTTGCCACTTCAGGTTTGCTTCTAAGTAGTATCTTAAACCTAGTTTCGTTGTAGATGTATTTATCAAGAGTTAACATGGGTTTACCTGAATCCAACTGAAGTGGATTTTTACCTTTGCTCTCTAGATTTGGATTGTATCTCATAAGTGGCCAGTATCCGGATTGAACGGCGAGTTTCTGTTGCTCTGGACCATTGATAAGGTCGTATCCCTGATTGATACAGTGTGCATAAGCTATAATTATTGAAGTTCCTTCATATGCCTCTGCTTCAAGGAATGCTTTGACTGTTTGAGCATTATTTGCACCGAAGGCGATCCTTGCGACGTATACGTTTCCATAACTCATTGCCATCATAGCAAGGTCCTTCTTTGGCGTTGGTTTTCCACCCATTGCAAACTTTGCAACTGCCCCAAGAGGTGTTGCTTTTGACATCTGTCCGCCTGTATTAGAATATACTTCAGTATCAAGAACAAGGATATTGACGTTCTTTCCTAATGCAAAGACATGGTCAAGACCGCCGTACCCGATATCATAAGCCCAGCCGTCCCCACCTAATATCCATACACTCTTTTTGACTAATGAATCGGCTAAACTAATTAGATCTTTTGCTTCAGATTTTTGTATTGACTTTAGCTTAGCTTTCAATAATTTTACCATTTCTCTCTGCTTGTTTATGCCTACTTCGGTATCCTGGTTCGTGTTTTTGAGTTCAAATACTAGGTCCTTTCCTAAATCATCTTTAAGTTTTTCAACTAGCTCCATTGCATATTCTCTCTGCTTATCGAGTGCTAATCTCATACCAAGTCCAAACTCTGCAGTATCTTCAAAAAGAGAGTTTGACCATGTTGGGCCTCGGCCGTCCTTATTCTTTGTGTAAGGGGTTGTAGGGAGATTTCCCCCATAAATCGAAGAACATCCTGTGGCATTAGCAATTACTGCCCTATCTCCAAATAGTTGGGTCATAAGCTTTACATAAGGGGTCTGACCACAACCTGAGCAAGCGCCAGAAAACTCGAACAAAGGCTCTAGAAGCTGTATATCCTTTACAGTTGTGACATTTAGCTTCTCTCTATCAATATAAGGTAGTGAGTCAAAGAAATTCCAGTTTTCTTTTTCTCTATCGAGTATTGGATCTTTAAACTCCATGTTTATTGCTTTTAGTTTTGGATCTTTTTTATTCTTCGATGGGCATGTTTCATAACAGAGTTTGCATCCTGTACAGTCTTCTGGGGAAGCCTGGACAGTGTATACATTATCTTTAAATTGTGAGAACTTTGCCTCAGCATGTTTGAATGAAGCAGGCGCATTCTTTAATACGTCTTTTGGGTAGACTTTAGCTCTAATAACTGCATGTGGGCAGACAAAAGCACATTTACCGCACTGTATACAGATTTCAGGGTCCCAGACAGGAATATCAAGTGAAATGTTCCTCTTCTCCCATTTAGTTGTACCGGTTGGATAGGTACCATCTTCAGGGAATGCACTTACAGGTAGATCGTCACCCTTTCCGATAATCATCTTCGATATTGCAGTCTTTACAAATTCCGGTGCTTCTTCTGGCATTGATGATTTTAAATCAAAATTACTTGTCACCTTTCCAGTAACCTTTACTTCATATAGATTGTCAATTGCTTTATCAATTGCTTCATAGTTCATCTTTAATATCTTCTCTCCCTTTCTACCATAGGTTTTCTCAGTGAACTTTTTAATTGATTTGATTGCGTCTTCTTTTGGAATTACATTGCTTAATGCAAAGAAACATGTCTGCATAATTGTATTTATCCTAACTCCAAGACCAATCTCCTTTGCAATATCATACGCATCAATAGTATAGAATCTAATGTTCTTATCTATTATCTCCTGCTGGACGTTTCTAGGTAGCTGATCCCATACCTGTTCTGGCGGGTAAGGGCTATTTAAAAGAAAGATTGAATTCTTTTCTGCAACACTAAGCATGTCATATTTATCTAAAAATGAGCATTGATGGCAAGCTACAAAGTTTGCCTTATCAATTAAGTAAGGAGATCTTATTGGGTCTGGACCAAATCTCAAGTGCGAAATCGTAAGTGATCCAGCCTTTTTTGAATCATAATAGAAGAATCCTTGTGCATAATTGTCAGTTTCTTCTCCAATTATTTTTATTGAGCTCTTATTCGCACTGACTGTACCATCAGCGCCTAAGCCGAAGAATACCGCCCTAGTTCTGTTTTCTGGCTCAACGAAAAAGTTTGGATCGTATTCTAGACTATTATGGGTTACGTCATCGTTGATTCCAACAGTAAATCTGTTCTTTGGCTCTGTCTTTTTTAATTCATCGAATACAGCTTTTGCCATTGAAGGCTTAAACTCCTTTGAAGATAATCCGTATATTCCTCCAATTATTTTTGGCATCTTCTCCATTTTTAATATGCTATTTGAAAATGCAGAAGATATAGCGGTTGTGACATCTAAGTAAAGGGGCTCACCTAAGGCGCCTGGCTCTTTAGTTCTATCAAGAACTGCAATACTTTTTACAGTTAGAGGAATTTCTGAAATAAAATGCTTTAAAGAAAATGGCCTAAATAGTCTTACTTTTAATATCCCTACCTTCTCTCCCTTTTTATTGAGATAATTAACAGTTTCTTCTACAGTATCACCACCGCTTCCCATAATGATAATAATCCTTTCAGCATCAGGAGCACCTTCATATTGGAAGATTTTGTACTGCCTACCAACAATTTTCGCAAATTTATCCATAGCTTCTTGGACTAAATCAGGACAGGCATCATAACATGGATTTATTCTTTCCCTTGCTTGGAAATATGTATCGGGATTATGTGAAGTTCCCCTTATTATGGGATTATCTGGAGATAAAGCTCTTGCACGATGAGCCTTGACTAGATCTTCATCTATCATTTCTTTCAAATCTTCAAGGGTCAACTTTTCAACTTTTGATGTTTCTGCAGATGTCCTAAATCCATCAAAGAAGTGTAAAAAAGGAACTCTAGATTTTAAAGTTGCAGCTTGAGCAATAATTGAGAGATCCATTACCTCTTGAACAGAGTTTGATGCAAGAAGAGCAAATCCCGTAGAACGTACTGACATCACATCACTGTGGTCACAAAAGATTGATAGGGCGTGGGTTGCAAGAGATCTAGCACTTACGTGGAAAACGGTAGAAGTCAGTTCTCCCGCTATTTTATACATATTGGGAATCATTAAAAGAAGCCCTTGAGATGCTGTGAAAGTGGTAGTGAGTGCGCCTCTCTGCAATGAGCCATGAATGGCTCCTGAGGCTCCACCCTCACTTTGCATCTCAGTTACATGAGGAATAGTACCCCATATATTGGGTTCACCTTCAGATGCCCACTGGTCAGATAACTCTCCCATGGTAGAGGAAGGAGTTATTGGATATATTGATATAACTTCATTAACATGATAAGCTGTATATGCGGCAGCTTCATTTCCGTCAATAGTAACCATTGGCCTTTTCATAAAATCTCACCATTAACGTATTTGTCTATATAGGGTCATAAAAAAAATTAAAATATAAGGTTATCCCATGGTGAGTTTTCGAAGAAAGGATAGAAAAAATTACTACCATTTGTTGTATCTTATTCTTTCTCCTTTAAATCTAGTGACAGGCTTTGGCATTTCTAGCGGGTATCCAATTATTACCATCGAGAGTGGCACTATATTTTCTGGGATTCCAAGTAATTTTCTAAATCCACTAGACCTATCTTCCAGTGGGTATATACCAGACCAAACAGCACCTAAGCCAAGGGCGTGAGCAGCAAGCAAAATGTTCTGAGTAGCAGCAGAACAATCTTGAACCCAAAATACTGGATACTTCTCTAGACTGGGATCTCCACAGATTACTATTGCAGCAGCAGCCTCTTTTGCCATAGGCGCGTAAAGACTTACCTTAGGGACCTCACTTAAATATTTTTATCGTCAATGACAACAAAATCCCAGGTTTGCTGATTTCTTGCAGAAGGTGCACTCATTGCAGCTTCCAATAATTTATCAATAACCTCTTTTGGTATCAATTTATCTGTAAATTTTCTTACACTTCTCCTTGTGCGGATTGCATCTAGGGCTTCCATCTAAATTCCTCCACCAATTATTCTAATTCTAAACTTATAAATCTAATTTCAATAAATACCGAAACTATTATAAAAGTCAATATATTCAATAAACTTTGGTAGATTTATGAGTTCAATTAGGGTTATAGTTCTTGATGTTTTAAAACCCCACAAACCAATACTCCCAGACTTTGCAAACAAACTAGCTGAACTTCCTGGGATTATAGGTGTAAATATCTCAGTCGTTGAAATTGACCAAAAAACTGAAACAGTCAAACTTTCAATACAAGGGGACTCAATTGATTATGAACTATTAAAAGAAGAGATAGAAAAACTTGGAGGCACTGTACACAGTATAGACAAAGTCGCCGCAGGAAAAAGGATTATTCCTGAAGTAGAGACTTTGCAGGACAGATCTTAATTTCCGCCCCTATTTTTTCTTATCTCTTTTGATATTTTTTTAAGTATTTCATTTTTGGAGAATTTTTTCTCAACTATAAATCTTCCAAGATTTCTCTCATCTCTTCCCTGATCTTTGGGATATCTTGAGGTCTTTTGAACCTCATGAGTTATTCCAATAGTATCAAGAGCTTTTTTAATCTCCTCGAATTTTGGATGGTCCAATGCTAGATTTTTTGGAAGTTTCCTGCCGCCCTTCTTTGAAAAATTTTTATCAAGATATGCCGGCCATATTATGTAACCCTTCAAAATAATCCTCCTAAGCTTTTAAATACTCTTTTGGCAGAATATAAAAGTGTATTGGTGAATCTATGCATGAACTTTCTCTTGCCGATGGAATGCTAAAGACTGTTCTTGACGCTGCTCAAAAAGAAAAGGCCAAGAAAATCAAATCAATTAAACTAGAGATGGGAGAGATACTTCTAGTCAATACAGAACAGCTTACATTCTGCTTTGACATAATTTCTAAAGGGACTATGCAGAAGGAGCAAAGCTTGATATCAAATTTTTAAAGCCAAGAGTTCATTGCAATAAATGTGGCAAGGAATTTAATATTAGTTCTGAAAATGATTTTCCAATACTTCAGATGGTATGTGAGTGTGGGTCAAATGATGTCACTATTCTCTCCGGAAGAGAGTTTAACATAAAGTCTATAAAAATTGAAGAGGATTAAAATTTAGAAAGAAATCTTTCCATCCTGTCACATGCCTCATTGATCTTATCTTTTTTAAGAGGATATGCAAGTCTTACAAAATCATCTGAGTACGGACCAAAAGCTGAACCTGGTACTGTGACCACTTTTTCTTGATTTAAGAGTTTCTCAGAGAAATCTTCTGACTTCATACCAGTGCCAGAGATGTTCATGAAGAGATAGAATGCACCTTCAGGTTTCATTGCACTAACCCCTTTCATTTCTTTAATTCTACTCAAAAGGAGATTTCTTCTATCTTCAAATTCTTCCCTCATCTGATCAACAAAGTCTTGAGGCCCCCTAAGAGCTTCTAGCGCACCAAATTGAGCAAAAGTATTATTGCACACGGGACCGTACATGTGGAGTTTTAACATTCTATCAAGGAGGCTTTCGTCTTTTGAGCATAGGTACCCAACTCTCCAACCTGTCATAGAATAAGTTTTTGAAAATGAGTTCACAGTTATAACATTGTCTTCCATACCATTAAGTGATGCAATGCTGACATGTTTTTTGCCATCGTAGATAAGATTCTCATAGACTTCGTCAGATATTACTTTTAGATTGTATTCTATAACTATGTCTGAAATCTTTTCTAAGTCACTTTTTTTGATGACTGAACCAGTAGGGTTTGAAGGAGAATTCAGTATTAATAGTTCTGTATTTTCAGTTATTTTTTCTTCTAATAGGTCGGGATTCAATATAAAATTTTCATCTTCTTGGCATTCTACTTCGATTGGTTTTCCTCCAGAAAGCATAACTGTCGGAACGTAAGCAACAAAAGCTGGCGAAGGAACAATAACTCCATCTCCAGTTTTAATTGAAGATTGAATTGCGAGGGATAGAGCTTCTCCACCACCAATTGTCACAATAATTTCGTTTTCAGACACATCCACACTGTTCTGCTTTTTCATTTTTCCAGATATTGCCTGTCTCAATTCTAAAATTCCAGAATTTGGAGAATAGTAAGTTTTTCCCTCTTTAAGAGCTTTAATTGAAGCTTCAACTATATTAATCGGTGTATCAAAATCAGGCTCTCCTATCCCAAGACTTATTATCCCTTCCATGTTCTGTGCAAGATCAAATAATTTTCTGATCCCCGATTTTGGGATCCTGTCCAGCGACGATGATATAGAATGTTCTGGCATATTCTCTTCCTCTAAAAGTCAAAAAGTGTTTTTTGTTGATTCTTTTGCTTGTCCTCTTTCTCTTTTTCCGTTTCCTTTGGGAGTTCTTTTTCAGTAGCTTCTTTCTTGGATTCTAATCTTTTTTCATTTGCTATTGGAACTGCCTCAATTTTCTCCTTTTTTTCTGGCTGCTTTAAAAGCTCTTCTCTTGCCAATTCAATTTTCCTATAATTCTTACCATCAATAAATTTAATCTCTTCCATATCAAATTCGAAAAAGTTTGATATAAGTGCCCCTTTTTTAGAATTAAGGAATAACGCCGATATCATGGGTAGGTAGTTTCTTGCAACTTTTCTAGAACAATGGCACTTTCTCCCAATCTTATCAAGGATTTTCTTCTTTGCCTCTCTAGACTTTTTTGAAGATCCTAAGACCTGAAAATATTTTGGAGGGGAAAATGGGATGTACCTCGATTCAGTTACCCCAGCAACAGAAACACCGCCAGTCATAAGGTCTGATGCATATTTCCACATGGAATAATTTCTAGTATTAAACGCCCTTTTCAAGTAGATATCTGAAGTTGATAGAAGTCTCATAGCCTCAAGTAGCTCTTTTCCTTTGTATGCCTTGGGGGTGTTTTCGTCAATCCAAAGAAGAAGCTCATCTGGTTTTTTATCAACATCAAAAAAGTCTTTTCTGACATCAATTGAGTTTGACATGTAAAGTTTTGACAAAGCCTCAAATATGGATGCTTCTGTGTCCCTAGATCCAACTAACTTCTCATCACCTTTTATCAATTTCCTACCTAACGAGTCAAGGTCATTAATCGCTGCCCGCATATCCCCTGTCGATTGTTCTGCTATTTTCATCAGAGTTTCATCCTCTACTTGAATGCCTTCGGCGACAGCTATCTCTTTTAATCTAGCAAATACAGTCCTCGATTGAAGTCTTTTGAACTGTACAAGTTTACAGTTGTCTCTTATAGATTGAGATACTTCCCAGTAGCTGTTTGCGGTAAGAATGATCGGATTTTGTGTATTCTTTATTATCTCAAGTAAGGCTTTTGACCCTCCAAAATCTTCCTTGCCGTGAATATTATCTGCCTCATCTAGCAGGATTATTTTCTTGTATCCAAAAAGAGTCTTTGAAGTAGAGGCATTTCCAACTATCCTGTTTAGTACAGTTTGGTCTCTTTTATCGCTGGCATTTAACTCTATTAAGTCATATCCAAGCTCTTTTGACAATACTTTTACCATAGTAGTTTTGCCGCTACCGGGTGGGCCATAGATCAAGAGTGCTCTTTTTTCCGTGCCCCAGGTATTTATCCATGCTAGGATATCCTTTACAAGTGCCTGTTGACCTTTTATTTCAGAAAAATTTTTTGGAAAGTATTTTTCAACAAGCATATTATCGTTATCCTGAGGAAAGATTGGCTAGAAGATATTCAAGCTGGATAAATTCATTTGCCCCCTGTACAAGCCTGAAATCCGCCTCACCTATCATCTCAACAATTCTAACTTTTTCTTTGTCAGAAACTTCTAAATTGAAAGTCTCTCTATGCATCTGCATTATTATATCTTCACCGGACAATCCCTGCCCCAAAAGAAGTTCCTGAAGTATTTTTCTTGATGAAATGAAATCGCCGGACAGGGCGACTTTCATCATGTTTTTTATTTCTTCAGGTTTCGCCCTTGATGAAACCTGATAGACTAAACTTTCTGTTATAGAGTCGCCTATACCTGATGAAGACTGGAGGGCATTGATTGCCTTTCTCATGTCCCCTTCAGAAACATAGGCAATAGCATTAAGTCCGTCTTCCTTAAGATCAATATTTTCTGCTTCGGCTATCTTCTCAATCATGATCTTTACAGAATCAGTTGACAATGGACCGAATCTGAATACTGCACATCTAGATTGTATCGGATCAATAATTCTTGATGAGTAGTTACATGAAAGAATGAATCTGCAGGTTGAAGTATAGACTTCCATAGTTCTTCTCAAAGCATTCTGTGCATCTGAAGTAAGTGCATCAGACTCATCCAAGAATATTATCTTGAAATCTCCACCTATCGGTTTAGTTCTTGCAAAATCTTTTATTTTTTCTCTCACAACATTTATGCCCCTTTCATCAGAGGCGTTTGTCTCTTGAAAATTCTGTTTCCAATATTCTCCAAAAATTTCCTTTGCAAGTGCTATAGCAGCTGTCGTTTTCCCAACACCTGGCGGCCCAGCAAATAGCAAGTGGGGCATCGATTTCTTATCTACATATGATTTAAGTCTCCTAATTATAGGGTCTCTTCCAACAATATCGTCAAGCTTTTGGGGCCTATACTTCTCTGTCCAGGGTTTTTCAAACTCCATCACATCACAACCAACTATTATAATTAAAATATTTAAGTCTTATTGGATATTTCCTATAAGACCTTCTATATCTGAGTTAGACTTATACTCTTTTAAAAGTGTCTTAATTAAATCTTCTTTAAAATCAAAGATTTTCTTTATTCTTTGCCTAACAAGACAGTCTGATAGGAAGCACATCGATAAAAATGAGGTGACATTTTTTGGTGTATTTGAGAAATGAGCCTTTTCAAAGTCGATTATAACATTTTTCCCCCCACAAATAACGTGCTTTCCCCCTTGAATCTGTCTATGATTTATTCCAGCAAGATCAAGAGCATTGCATTGTCTTGAGATATCAAAGATATCATTTTTATCAAATTTTCCCTCAATTAGTAGATTTCCCTCTATATATTCCATTATAATGTAATTATCCTCATACCCGTATACCTTTGGCCCAACTCCATGTTCGTTGGCCTTAATTAAATAGAAAGCTTCTTTCTTAAGTGAGCCTTTTCTTTCAGAATCAGACCTTTCAATCTTGATTGAAACTTTTCTGTTTTTATAATTGCCCAAAAAAACAATTGAGGTGCTTCCTTTACCTAGTGCTCTATCACATCCAATTTCAACTTTGCCAAAAGAGTAGACATCCTTGACACCTTTTTCAAACAAAGACTCGTTTAGCAATGAGGACCTCTCAAGAGAAAACGATGGGTAATCAATAGACCTTATGTCGTTTAAGGTAGATTCCATCTAATCAGTTAAGAGCAATTTTTTTACCCTGACACCAGCATCCCTTATCATGCTCATTTTTATATCATTGTCAAGGTCATAATCTCTTGCATATACTATTTCTTTCACGCCTGCGTTTATCAGGATCTTTGTACAGGACATGCATGGAAAATGCGTTGAGTAAACAGTTGAATTTTCAGTTGAAACACCATGTATTGCAGCTTGGATTATTGTATTCTGTTCTGCATGAACACCTCTGCACAGGTGAGATTTTTCAAGAGATCCAAGAGTCTGCCTCAGACAAGTTTCTTCTGAACAATGAGGTAGGCCCCTTGGAGCACCATTGTAACCAGTAGATATGATATAACCTTCTTTGACTAATACCGCACCGACATGCTGTTTTATGCAGGTTGATCTTTTCTTGACTAGTTCTGCAATACTCATAAAATATGTATCTATATCCATCCTTACCATAAAAATCACGCTATTAATTAAAAAATTCTTTAATAATTATCCTTCTTTCATCGCTATTTTTTTCCTCAAACAATTTGTAGCAACCGCAAGAAGATCTACCCTCTGTACATATGCCTTCACTGATACATTTTGGCCCTGCAGACTCAAATAACGCCGGTGAGACTTCGAGGACTTGATACAGCATTTCCCAGGCCATATCTCTAATCTCCCACTGTGCTCTGTTGCAACATCGGAGATTAAAGAAATGCAGCAACTCTCTTGCATTCATTGTCATCACAAGATTAGTCTTTGTGGCATTTGGGAGTACAAATCTTGCATCTTCAGGAGCTATTCCTAATTCAAGCAGTTTCTTGTAGCCCTCGGTATTATAATTAATACTTTTTTTGAATATGTCCTCTGCGACTTTGTTTTTCTTAATCGATGGAGGCGTAACAAATGGAACATCATCCATCTTCACATATCTCTGGCTTTGTTGGGTGAATGAAGCTATTCTATGTCTCACAAGTTGATGTGAACACGCCCTAGAAATGCCCTCTATAGAAAAAGTAAAACTTGCATGCTCAATAACTGAGTAGTGGCCATATCCAACAACCCTCTGAATCCTCTTTTTTGCATTATCTGCATCTATTTCACTCAACATATCGGAAGGAGTTCCTTCCTTCATTGATGTAAGAGCTGCTACAGCACACACTTTTTCAGGGTTTCTGGTATGCTCTAAAAGAACAACTTTCATTATACCGAATTGTGCCAAATATTATATAAGATTAAGCATTTATGATTAGATACATATATTACAAAATACTTTATTGTATAATGGTAAATATTGATTATCAATAGTTTCATAGTATTTAAATAATACTCTCAATAATTTGAAAGGTATTAAGCTATTTTTAGTTATAATTTGTAATCATTTTGGAACATTGTTATATATTATCGATATCGAAAAGCTTATAAACTGGTAACTATATATTGATTATCAGCTACTAAAGGATAGGTGAAGTGTTATGAATATTGTTGAAAGAGGAATTGAAAGGCACACAGATAAGCCCTACACAGTTAGGATACTTGTCGAAAACCTAACCCTTGACACAATAAGCCCGGGAACAATTCCAGGGTCTGTAAACGTAAAAACTTACGACTCCGATCTTGGAACATACCTTGAGCTTTCTGGTGACGCAAGGGATGTTATTGAGTGCGAAACAAGAATAGTAGAGATGGACGATACTATTAAAGTAAAGGACGTCAGAAAAGTATTTTCCGAGATTTAATTTTTTTATTTTAATTAATAATCTTGAGGAGAACAATGCTGGGGAGAAAATCAAGGATTGTCATTTTATCAATATTAATATTGGTAATTCTGGCCCCAGCTACTTGGGGCGCCACCAACAAGAATTTTCTATTTAAAGTTGCCAGTGTAAATGGTACTCCAATACAAGATGCAGAAATCAGAATGTCCTTACAATCTGATCCAAATTATCAAAGATCAGGAAACTCAAATTCAAGAGGAGAATTGCTTTTTGAGAATATAGCAGAAGGAACCTATTCGGTTACTATTTCAAAAAGTGGATTTGTGACAATAATTGAAAATGTAGATATCGCTTCTATTGACTCAAAGACATTCTATCTCAGACATTCAGGATTCAAAATAATCTCTGGGCAAGTTTATAGAGACGCAAACGACAACAAGATATTTGAAACAGGGGAGGCTGGAATAGACAATGCAACTGTCAAAGCCACAAATGTAACTACAAATGAAACATTTTCTGTTAATACAGATGAAAATGGACAATTTAGAATTGAAATTCCTGACGCACAAAACTATAGAGTCATAGTTTCTTATTCCACTTCGGAGTATGAAGTACCCAATACCGTTACGCCCATGGACACTGTTGATTATTCAATAATGATTCCTTTAATAATAAAAGGAGAAGTATACGGCAAGGTAACAACTGACGACGGCACTCCTTTATTTGCTATACAAGTTTTTCTAAAAGGAACAAGCGTAACTTATACTTCTACTGATCTTGGAGGATTCTTTAGATTCTCAGTTAAACCTGGAACT carries:
- the thyX gene encoding FAD-dependent thymidylate synthase produces the protein MKVVLLEHTRNPEKVCAVAALTSMKEGTPSDMLSEIDADNAKKRIQRVVGYGHYSVIEHASFTFSIEGISRACSHQLVRHRIASFTQQSQRYVKMDDVPFVTPPSIKKNKVAEDIFKKSINYNTEGYKKLLELGIAPEDARFVLPNATKTNLVMTMNARELLHFFNLRCCNRAQWEIRDMAWEMLYQVLEVSPALFESAGPKCISEGICTEGRSSCGCYKLFEEKNSDERRIIIKEFFN